The sequence cTCAGAGGAAGTTGTGATGATCATCCTAATTATGGCTTATAACATGCTCGCCCTTCTCTTCATAATTTATCTTCTTCCTTTACGTTCATGAAGGTTGAATTTTGCAGAAAGCTCTCTCGTATTAGTTCAGCCATGGGGATAATCACTGCATCAACACTAACTACCCACTTCTTTTTGTGGCTAGAACATGTCAAATGAGTCACTTCCTAAGCAGCACGTAATCAAGCTGGCAAGAAGGTATTGGCTCATGTATGTTTAAACAAAATTGTGCTGATATAAGTATTATCAATATAAGCTGAATCATTACTATTTTGTTTTAGGTTCGACAGAAAGTTATTACATGTAGACATACTTTTAATGATTGTGTATGTCAGCTGTGAAAGGGGTGAAGGTTTGGATGGGAGCATGACTTACCCAAAATACATCATAAATGAGCAGTCCTGACAGCAGCAGGCAAGACACCTTCAGACTGGGAAGCCGCACGAAGGCTATCATGGCCACACACAAGCCCATGGCTAAAGCTGcacagaggaaaaacacaacacgTTTTAAATGAGCTGAAATAGTAACAAGGGCACTGATTCTAGCAAGTTTATTTAGGAAACATTAATTACTGTGCACACAGGCCTAATTAATTAGTCAGACCATTCTGATGAAATTCATGTCTTAATTCACTTTTGGGTGCACATGGATTGATCTGAGACACAAGATGGTGTTAAGGTGACGCATGGGAGCATGAAAGGGTTTTCATGCATGAAGCGTTTAAAGTCATCTAAAGTAAATGGTTACTCCTGGCTGCATTTCACATGTTAAAAGAAGTGTGTAGAGTGGCATGTATTTACTATAGCAGGTGTAATGGTGACAGGAACCCACAGGGGCACTGTAACATTATTTCTGGTTATAATGCAGGAACACACAGTATATCATGCTTggaagtttttgtttttttcttcattttttttaaatgaagctttggatgtttattgtcattgcataTATTTCTTATTGTAATCATATAAACATAGTTTATGTTGTTACGATTATGTTAGATGCTAGACAGGAGCGTTTATACAGGAGCGTGCCTCCCTTAATGTATAGCAAGTAGGAGAACAAGTATTTTGATCAGAGgtgaaatgttatattataaGAAGTTAAAAGCTCACACATACGAATTGAAGCAGAATTGTGTGTgagataaaaacatgttatgAATTCTTGACATTTTTCTgataaatgttgacttttggactTGACAACACTCGTTGTCATTGGAAATGTTTGGATCACATGATACAAATAGTATACAATTAATAATATCATTGACCCCTGAtgtttatctgcaactgtgcagaaacACTGGgttaaaaactaaagaaaagaagaagctgtgTAGCACTCAAATATGTCAATTCTATGAATGACGCTTCGAAGCGCAAGTACAGCCCTAAAAGGTTGTTTCAAACAATTTTGTAATCAGATTTTGATTCTTCAGGATCGTTTTCCAATTCAAATGGTTTGATCTTTGCAAGTCCTGTTTAAAATTACCGAAGTCAACTGGGTCAAATAAATGAACTTTTACTTCACAAGATCACAACTTCGAAACGTCAGACAGCTTAAATGCCAGTTAGCAGCTGACTAACAGTGTTAGCATGCATCACACTGAAAGGAGCCTTAAAAATAGTGCTGCGAAAAAATTCATATTGTATTAGTCATGATGTTTCAAGTTCCTTCTTCAACTGAAGATGAGAAACTGCATTTTGTCCAGACTCAAAGCCTCTAACGAAGATTGAGATGGCTCCCTACATACTTCAAATCATAATCATCTAATAATTGAGAATGCAATTAATGTGAACCACAAACAACCCTGCAGTTCAGAGCAATGTGACTAATCTTTGGATTCTCCACAACCTGCtgcagaaatatgtttttggggaaccatgaataaaataaaataaaacattctgaTGGGAATTGAATTCTGGTGGATGGCAACACTGGCAAAAGAGTCACGACGCACCATCCATGAGGAGCCAGTGTCCAGTCAGCACCCAGATGAGCACCAACAATacggagaaggagaaggagaggagctCAGCCAGAGTGAAACGCCCACAGCAGCCAAAGGAAATCCTGCAATAAGACAAATAAGAGACACTCTAAAATCATACAGAACCAAGATAAGAAGACACCAGAAAGGTAAGGAGAGACGGGTGGACGGGACATCGATGGGATTTTCAGCGTAAGAAAATGTGCAGGCAAACATTTACAGGCCGATTACTTTCATACGTGCGTAGTATTTGCATACTTAACGATGAGCCGAGAACAACTATCTCTTCAAGTGAGGCAGTGGAGAGAGTGAGACCGTACAATGTTCGTAATTCTTAAAAAGGATTCATCCAGTAGTTTATGGATACTTGTCCGCGAGCTAATGATGGCTGAACTGTTATTGTCGTAGCTTAACAGCGAACGTGCAGaagttgttcttcttcttgagtTTCTGTTTGGTGACCGAACAGCTTCAGGTGCATTACCACCTCCTGGCCAACTGGAGTGGTGCCGACTCTGATTGGCATGTAGCCAGAGACAAAGGGCTCAGTGTACATTCAATGACGAGGGGACGGAGAtgagtaaataataaatgtgcaaAACACAGTCTGAGCAGCATTTATTTATGAACATATTAAGAtacacaaaataacaacaacctCAGCACTAAGTAGAAAAgggtttttaataataataataataataatgcattttatttataaagcccttttcattcaaaaagaatctcagagttTTGGGTTGGAGGTTGGGTTATTACTGATTCTGAAACGCAGACAAACGGTTTAGTGAAACGAGAACGAATGATCTTTGGTTATTGAGCGGCTGGGTTGTGTTGTTGGGGATTCCTTGTGCTTTAGATGACCTGAGACCGGGTATTACAAATGTTTTGTATGCCGTAAGTTAAACAAATAACTGACATTGGCTAATTGACTTCCCACTTGCTCCCAGTGGTTTCAGTTGTAATTGACAGGAAGTTGATTTAGGCTGAAGCACAGACTTTTCCAAATATTGGTTTGAGCTTGTTTGAGCGACAACAGACGAGATTTAAAGACACACAGAATTGACATGCTTTCCTTACTTGTTCTGTGGGGAGCAGGGTCTGGTCAGATACTGGCACATTGGCAACAAGAGGAATGCAAATGCAATTGTTGCAAgaactgaggaggagaagaacaaatCACAGCGGTGAAACCAAAGGCCGAGCGCAACTCGACTGCTCAGCCCAGTCGTTTTCTGTCAGTTTCATGGGACAGCTAACGGTCTTTACAGTTTCAATGCTGCCCTAGTgtctaactactgaacagaaaCATGAAGCCGTATTAAAGTATTTATACTGCTGTTTTGTGTTATGAGCGGTACTCACCTGCAGTGCAGATTGTGAAGACGACCTGTACCGAgtcgaagaagaagaacatgactaGCAGAGACACCGAGGCTCCTATGGGCAGGAACAGGGCCTGTGTGGAGTCTATAGTCTGAATacctgcaacacaaaacaaactgataAGTGATCACTTGTAAattcaaagaaaataatttatgtggcaaaatataaaagatacaGACACTCACTGTTGTTGGTGCCATTGTTGAAACCCGTTGTCGTAGGATTACCGTCTTTATCCTTCTCCTGGTTCTCACAATCCATGTTTAATGATCtgcaggagggagggaaagagagaaagtgtgttAAACATACATATTGTACGGTGAATTAATTAGTTAAGGTTATGAGTTAATTAAGGGTGAAATGTTGAAAAGATGGCTACACTTTGCAGAGTTGGAGGCCCAAAAACTTAAGCTGAACTGTGGCTCTACTACGAAACCTGAATGTGTCACGTCAACATATTTCCATTTccttgctttttttcccctattAATATCTGACATCAACAGTCCAGAACAGTCATACCAATAGTTGTACAAATCAAGGGCCATGGCTTTATATACGTACAAAAATGTAAGTTATTTGTTTACTCTCAATGCATATTCCCATCTTTCAGGGATTTTACTGAAGACGTTTTGACATGAAATTAATGAAGGCTGAATTgtatttagctgcttcagtttcagggtcctggcatcgtgcatgctggctcactgtaaAGGCTCACAATTGTTGTGAATGTGAGCTAAGTTTCGACTGGATGTGACTTCTTCTGTGTGACTAAAGGATAAagttcaaaggtcaaggtcactctGACCTCACATCCATCCTATTCTCCTGATAGGCTGGGAAAACATTGCGCACATTTCTTGAAATTCCGCACGTACGTCCACTTGCACTCAAGATTGAACTGATTATAATTTGGTGTCAAAGGCACCTTTGTATGTTTTTGCACATAACGTATGAATTGATTTGCTAATCCTGACTTAAtatcacacaaatgtctaataggataaaatgatgaagtgaaaaTGATGACGTTTGAGAGTATGGGTCCTTGCTCGTGTGCAAAGAAGACATCATTGTTGGCAGCTGAAGATTGTTTATTTAGAGACACTCACCTGAAGCTGCCATAGACGATAAGAAGGATGGAGATGAGGAAGGTGGACACCTGGCTGGAGTCAACTAGGGAGTACGCCCtaaagaggacagagagaacaaTACTAAAGTTATGAAACTGGTCAAGtaaacaccaccatcaccttcAGTGTAATACTGGAGACAAAAGTACACACTGGTTttgctgtaaatgtaaatgtatagtAAATCAAGTTTATTTATTGACATTCCATTCATTAACTGAACAAAACATTGATTCATTTTCTACTTAAGTCACTTTCTTCAACATCAGATGAACagcaaaatagaaaatacaagTAAACTTGACACGAATGGTATTGTGAAAGGACTGTGAGACTTAAAGCCCTCGCTAATCCGCTGCTTCCTCTTTTTGTTAGTCCGAACTGGAATCTTTTACACACGGCATGTGGATCGAAACCAGTTGGCTGACAGCTAACTGGATATTGATGATTAGAATGATCAGAgttttgactctttttttaatttatttggacCATATTGATGATTCATTGTGAGCTCAGGTGAGTGAAACCACAGGTCTTGTTTGAGTTCAGTCCCCATTTGATGCAATCAGACTTCCTGTTGCATACATTTCATAAAGATAAACATTGATCATTCATGACAATGCACCTACATTTCAACTGTGGAACACCAGAAAAATGGAGCCCTAAATAAAGTAAGTCAAGTTATTACATGGGGCTACATTCAGAATGGAGACCTGATTCAAGCCAAATCCACTTGATCTTGGTTTATGAAAGAAAACCATGTGAGTGTGAAAAGCTGGTCAGAGAAATCTAACCTTGGAATAGTTTAACTGTACTTAAATATACATGTACCCCTTCCTCCTTGAATAAGGGTGGTTTTCCAGCTACTTTATAATGAATTCAAAACCATGGTTGCAGTTATCTCCATATCTTCTTTTTATAtcataaataagaaaaatggaGACTAGCATGCCAACGATAATCTTAGTCAATGATTCCAGATGCTGCA is a genomic window of Cyclopterus lumpus isolate fCycLum1 chromosome 12, fCycLum1.pri, whole genome shotgun sequence containing:
- the sppl3 gene encoding signal peptide peptidase-like 3 isoform X2; this translates as MAEQGYSSWAYSLVDSSQVSTFLISILLIVYGSFRSLNMDCENQEKDKDGNPTTTGFNNGTNNSIQTIDSTQALFLPIGASVSLLVMFFFFDSVQVVFTICTAVLATIAFAFLLLPMCQYLTRPCSPQNKISFGCCGRFTLAELLSFSFSVLLVLIWVLTGHWLLMDALAMGLCVAMIAFVRLPSLKVSCLLLSGLLIYDVFWVFFSAYIFNSNVMVKVATQPAENPIDVLSRKLHLGPGMGRDVPRLSLPGKLVFPSSTGSHFSMLGIGDIVMPGLLLCFVLRYDNYKKQANGEVPLSGRMQRVSYFHCTLIGYFVGLLTATVASRIHRAAQPALLYLVPFTLLPLLTMAYLKGDLRRMWSEPFHTKTSSSRFLEV
- the sppl3 gene encoding signal peptide peptidase-like 3 isoform X1, whose product is MAEQGYSSWAYSLVDSSQVSTFLISILLIVYGSFRSLNMDCENQEKDKDGNPTTTGFNNGTNNSECIQTIDSTQALFLPIGASVSLLVMFFFFDSVQVVFTICTAVLATIAFAFLLLPMCQYLTRPCSPQNKISFGCCGRFTLAELLSFSFSVLLVLIWVLTGHWLLMDALAMGLCVAMIAFVRLPSLKVSCLLLSGLLIYDVFWVFFSAYIFNSNVMVKVATQPAENPIDVLSRKLHLGPGMGRDVPRLSLPGKLVFPSSTGSHFSMLGIGDIVMPGLLLCFVLRYDNYKKQANGEVPLSGRMQRVSYFHCTLIGYFVGLLTATVASRIHRAAQPALLYLVPFTLLPLLTMAYLKGDLRRMWSEPFHTKTSSSRFLEV